Genomic DNA from Salinibacter pepae:
CCGTCGAGTCTCAGCTCGACACGGGCCGCACCCTGCCCGAGATGGTGGTGCTCGTCCGCCAGTACGCCCAGACCCCCTCCCTGGAGCAGGTCTTCATCGACCGCGACCTGCCCTACCGGATCGTGGGCAACGTGCCGTTCTACCGGCGGCGCCCGGTGCAGGTGCTGCTCCGGCACCTGTTCTGGGGCACCCTCGAGGCGACGGCCCGCGACGACTGGTTCGACCACCGGCGCAACGCGCAGCGCTACGTCGACCGGTTTCAGAAGCTCATGCGGGAGCCGAACCGGTACGTCCGTACGGACCTGATCACGCGCCTCTGCCGCGAAGCGGTGGGCCAGGAGACGGCGATTACGGACCTTCTGGCCGCCTCGACGGGGCAGATGCACGACCGGACCGCCGAGCGGGTGGAGCGCTTCCTGGACACGGCCGACCAGCTCGTGGACCGCCTCGACGAGCCCGCCCACCGGACCGTCGACTGGCTCCTCAAGGCCCTCGACTACGAAGACTACCTCCGGCGCTACAGCGCCTTCGAAGAGCTGGCCGACCGGCGCATCCGGACGGCCCGATCGCTCATCGACTTCGCGCGGGGGCACGCCGACGTCGCGTCGGTCCTGCGCCGGATCAAGGAGATCTCCGCCGACCGCCCCGACCGCGACTCCTCGGCGAACGTGCTGGAGATTCGGAGCATCCACCGGGCGAAGGGCCGAGAGTGGCCCGTCGTGTTTGTGCCGGGCTGCAACGACGGCACGATCCCGACGTCCCGCGACGACAGCCGAACGGCCCTCCCCGACGCGGGCGGCGCAAACGGCGCCTCCGATGCTTCCAGTTCCGGAGATTCCTCCCCGGACGACGCCCCGCCCGCCCGTCGGGAGGAGGAGCGCCGCCTCTTCTACGTCGCCCTCACGCGGGCGCAGGAGCAGTTGCACCTGTCCTACGACCGCACCGAGCCGCCGTCGCCCTTCCTGGCGGAGGCCGACGCCGAGCACCGCCTTGCCCTGTGCGACCGGGTGCGGCAGGCCACCGAGCGGCCGGCCGACGACTGGACCGCCGCGGACGTGGCCTGGCTCTGCATCGGGGCCGGGGAACTGCGCCTCCGCCGCTACCTGGAGGCGTGGTGGGCCCCCACCGAGGCGCAGCGACAGGCCCTCACCGATCACCTCGGCCGCGCAGCGGCGCTCCGGGAGGCGGCGGAGGCCGAAAGTGCGGCGTATGCCCGCCCCCCCGGTGCCGAAGAGAAGGGAGCGCCCGACGCCTCCAGCCCGACGGGGGAGGGAGGCGATGCCCCCGAGACGAACGGGGCCACCGGCCGGGCGGCAGACAAAGACATGGACGAGGCGACGGCCCGGCAGCTGCGGGCGGCATTCGAGGAGGGCCGGGCCGTCGTCGAGGACGCCCTCGGGCTGGCCCCCGACGAGGGCGATGGCGCCCCCGCCCCCGATCACGCCTCGCCCGATGACAAGCCTCCGGGCGTCCCGGAGGACGACGCCGTGGGCGGCACCGTCGCGGAATGAAGGGGGCCGGGGCTGTTTCGACGCGGCCGATCCTTGCCCCCGTCGAGGGCGGCGCGCCGGTCAGGGCGCTACAGGCCGACGAGCAGTCCGGTCAGAATGATTGTCACCATGAGGAGAACCCCCGCCACATAGGTCCAGACGGGGGCCTGCACGAGCCCCCACTGCCAAACGTCAGGGGGGCACTTTGCTTCTGCGGGGCGGGTTCGGGGGGCGTCGCCGCGCTGACTTGATCCGCGCGTCTCAAACTTTCCCTGGATCAGCTACAAATGCTGTGGGTCTAGAGTCGATGTGGCCGGTTCAATATCCACGTCTACATTTTCTTTTGAACACTCGTATCCCTCCGTTTTGATGAGAGGTCCCTTGTCGTTCCTCGCTTCCCGACGAGGCATAGACCTTCATCCTTGGCCCCGATAGACGCTCTGCAGATTTCTCAGGTTGGGCAGCTGTAGTTATTCAGTCCGGGCCGATGGGGAGACTCTTTTCGAATCTGTGCGCCGGGCGCTCTCTTGCTCAACGTTCGCTTAGTCTGTGACCGGCGCTAACTCAAGCATCCATGCGAAAAAGCCGGACCGCCTCCCTTGGGGCGCCGCCCGTGTCTTTCCATTTCATCTTCATGGGCCGGAGGGGCCAAGCTCCTTGAAAAAGCCGAACCCGCCTGCTAGAGTATAGGTGCTCATTGTTTAGAACCAGTCTAAATAAAGTAGACGGCCTGATCAGAGGCTCAACGACCGAACGGTTTTGCTTTTCCCACGGATTCTCTTCTTTTCCGATGTCTCTTTTTTCGTCTATCTGGTATCGTGTTCAACTCATTAGTACTGTTCTAATTGCTGCTGGGCTGGCCGGTGGCTTCCCAACACAGGCCCACGCCCAACAACAATCGACGGGAGCCGTCGAAGGCCTCGTACAGACGGCCGACGGCACGCCTGCTCGCGGTGTGAACGTGTCACTTCAGGGAACGTCTCTCGGCACCACAACGACCGAGGACGGAGGCTATGTCATTAAAAATGTGCCGGCGGATTCTTACACGCTCGTCGTGTCCTACGTGGGACTCGAAACGAAACGGCGTGACATCACGGTGGAGGGGAATGCGCGGACGACGGTACCCACAATCACGCTGGAGGAATCAACGAAGACGTTGGCGGAGGTCGTGGTGGAGGGGGGCGAGCGTACCTCGTACACCCCGTCCTCAAGCCCGTACGTGGCCAAGATGCCACTGGAAGACCTCGACAACCCGCAGGTATACAACGCCATTCCGTCGACCCTCCTCGACGATCAAGTGGCGACGAGCTTCGAGGACGTGATGACGAACGCCCCCGGTATTTTCAAGCTCTGGGAGGCCACCGGACGCGGGAGCGACGGTGCGGGGAGTTATTCGATTCGCGGGTTTTCCGTTCAGCCGACGATGAAAAATGGGCTTCCTGCTCTCACGAATGGGTCTCCGGACCCCTCCAACATTGAACGGGTCGAGATTATCAAGGGCCCATCCAGTACGCTGTACGGCAGTAGCCTCATTTCCTACGGAGGACTTATCAACGTAGCGACCAAGAAGCCTCAGCACTCCTCCCTGAATGGGGAGGTCTCGTACAAAACGAAAAGCTTTGGTCTCAACTCGATGAACATGAATCGAGTGACGGCGGATGTCAATGCGCCGGTCAGTGACGATCTCGCCCTTCGGATCAACGGGAGCTTTCACGATGAGGACAGCTTCCAGGATGCCGGTTTTCGGCGGTCCTTTTTCCTAGCGCCCTCGCTGTCGTACAAGCCGACCAGGGACCTGTCCGTGCTCGTCAGTAGCGAGCTCTACACCTCGGAGCAGACAAACCCGACCATGCTATTCATGAATCGGGCGGTGCCGCTTGAGGCCACGACGGTCGAGGAGCTCGGGTACGACCCGCAGCACTCCTTCACCGACGACGACGTCACGATACGCACCCCGACGTTTGGGGTTCAGGCCCAGATGCAATACCAACTTAGCGAGCAGTGGGAGACCCAGACGGCGGCTTCGTTCAGCTCGGCCTCCTCGGAGGGCTATTATTCATACCTATGGGATGGCCGACGCTCCGAAGATACGTTTACTCGGTTCGTCAACGATCAGGATCAAACCACGACCGGAATTGACGTTCAGCAGAACCTGCTCGGGGACTTTTCCCTGTTCGGTGCTGAAAACAAGATGGTTGCGGGGCTCGAATATTTCCGAGATCGAGTGTCCAACGAAAACAGCGAATTTAAACCCGTTGGGCAGGTAGCAGTCCCCACGTCCAGCCCGGCGGGCTTCTCAAAGTCAGACGTTGACGCCGCGCTCGAGGATGCTAGTCGGAACGACAAGACGACCAAGCAGGCCCGGTACAGTGCCTACGCGTCGGACGTCGTCAATCTCATCCCCGAGTTGTCCGTGATGGCAAGCCTCCGGCTCGATCACTTCGACCAAGAGGGTGACACGTCCACGGAAGAAGACGACTACACCCAGACCACCTTGTCGCCCAAGTTCGGCGTCGTCGTGCAGCCGCTTCCCAACCGGCTCTCGGTCTTCGGGAATTACATGAATGGCTTTCAGAACGTCGAGCCCCAAACGCAGAACGGACAGACGCAGACCTTTGAACCGGAGCGGGCGAACCAATGGGAGACGGGCGTGAAAGCGAATCTCTTTGAGGGCCGGCTCGAAACGACAGCCAGTTACTACGACATCACCGTGTCGAACAAGGTGCGACCGGATCCGGACAACCCCGACGCGAGCATCCAGGACGGCAGGGTGCGCAGTCGCGGCGTGGAGCTCAGTGCGACGGCCGCTCCCGTCGAGGGCCTGCAGCTGATTGCGGGATACAGCTACAATCACAGCGAGAACGAGCAGACCGAGCAGAACGTGGAGGGGCGTCGGCCGGAAGAGGCTGGTCCCGAGCATCTCGTGAACGGCTGGGCACACTACCGCTTGTCTAACGGGCCACTTGACGGGCTCGGACTCGGGATTGGGGGCAACTACGCCAGTGAAAATGTCGTCCTGAATAAGGAGAGTACGGGTCAGTTTACCCTGTCGTCCTACGTTGTGCTTGATGCATCGATCTCGTACGAGACCAATCGGTACCGGGTGGATCTGAAGCTCGATAACCTGACCGACAAGACCTACTATAGGGGCTGGACGACAATCAACCCACAGGCGCCGCGCAGCGTGACGGCGAACGTAACCTACAAGTTTTAGGACGGATGCGACGTAGTAGCCCCCGAGGGTAGGAACCCCGAACGACTTTGTACCTGGCGTGCCCCGTTTCCGAGCCATCATCGACGATGGCTTGGGGCACGATGGCAGGGCGTCGTCTCGTATGGACGTTCACTCGTGGCGGCGTATTTTGCTGTCGATGCTCGTTGGTCTTTGAAGCAGTTGCCCCGCTTTATGCTCGTTGCGACACTCGGACTGACGTACCTGGGCGTATTGCTCTTTTACGCCGCCTCCCCGACCACCGGTGCCGCCCCCATTCTGGAGAGCACGAGGTGGAGCCGTTTCGGGGGGCTGCTCGTTCTGGGGGGAGGGCTCGGGTGCTCCACAGGAATTACGTCCGTAGAAACGGGCATTCTCATTTGGCTGTCAACGGGGATGGCGGCCGGGTCCCTACTTGCGATTGCCGGGCCGCTCGTGGATCGCGTTGTCCCGACCACCGGTCTTTTGGCATTCGGGAGCGCCCTCCTTGGGTTCTTCCTGTGATGCGATCGTCGTTTCGAACCCAGAACACCTCATCCATGAAATACGATTGGTCGACCGGCGAGGCGTGGGGAAAAGCAGGAGCGGGGCTTCTGCTTGGGACTGCGCTGTACCTGGCCTTCTGTTCGTTTTGTGCTACCGGCCTCCCCGTTGTGCAGGACGTGGCCCTCGCCCTCGGGGTGCTGGGGGGCTTTCCGGTGTGGGTGGGGGGCATCTACTACGCTGTGCTTTCAAAAACGGTCGTGCGGGCCTGGCTCGTGCTGGGGACCATGACGGGTCTTCTGGCCGGTGCCGTCCTCTATGTTCGGTTCATTGCATAATTGTCGTCTGGCTGTGTCGAAGCTTCCCGCTCGTGCCTACAAGCTCTCCTGGGATGCCCACTCCGTAACGGGCATCGTCATCGGACTGGCCCTCTTCGTAATTTTTGCGACCGGGGCGCTTGTTCTCTTTCGCGGCGAGATCCGGAAGTGGGAAGAACCGAAGCTGCGGGCACAGCCGGGAGAACGCATCTCGCTCGACGCTATGATCCAACCCGTTGTCGATTCCCTGAGCGAGGACGGGGCGTCCCCGGCGCGTCTGCGGATGAGTCTGCCGGAAGGAAGGGACGACAACCTGTTTGTGCAGGCCACCGGGGAGGGCATGAAGGCGACGCCGAACGTATGGGTCAATTCGACGACGGGAGAATGGGTGCGCACGCCCGAAGAGGGGGCCGTCA
This window encodes:
- a CDS encoding ATP-dependent helicase, whose translation is MIAREHLTDEQTRIVQHDEGPALVFAVAGAGKTTSLVHRIARLVEDGGVAPTDILASSFSRATAQDLEDGLTALGLPDVNCRTLHALGRQFLKWAEAEHHWSRRLGDEDLNPSRLGPVLAGRALTRLARERDLDDHELDIDRGELEDQVSAWKAQLCYPDLDEAALPPAAREQARQAEHDNEDFVTLYQYYEEERRREGWVTFDDMLLEGWEALLRFDDLRARAQQAYEHVLIDEFQDISRVQYEMLDVLTEPDRNYMAVGDDDQCIYEWRGADPSFILDFREAYDADEYLIRDTFRSQAPHTVLANAVIAHNDHRREKHLNLTRGFGGSTQVHAADGADAEATHVAGAVESQLDTGRTLPEMVVLVRQYAQTPSLEQVFIDRDLPYRIVGNVPFYRRRPVQVLLRHLFWGTLEATARDDWFDHRRNAQRYVDRFQKLMREPNRYVRTDLITRLCREAVGQETAITDLLAASTGQMHDRTAERVERFLDTADQLVDRLDEPAHRTVDWLLKALDYEDYLRRYSAFEELADRRIRTARSLIDFARGHADVASVLRRIKEISADRPDRDSSANVLEIRSIHRAKGREWPVVFVPGCNDGTIPTSRDDSRTALPDAGGANGASDASSSGDSSPDDAPPARREEERRLFYVALTRAQEQLHLSYDRTEPPSPFLAEADAEHRLALCDRVRQATERPADDWTAADVAWLCIGAGELRLRRYLEAWWAPTEAQRQALTDHLGRAAALREAAEAESAAYARPPGAEEKGAPDASSPTGEGGDAPETNGATGRAADKDMDEATARQLRAAFEEGRAVVEDALGLAPDEGDGAPAPDHASPDDKPPGVPEDDAVGGTVAE
- a CDS encoding TonB-dependent siderophore receptor; the encoded protein is MSLFSSIWYRVQLISTVLIAAGLAGGFPTQAHAQQQSTGAVEGLVQTADGTPARGVNVSLQGTSLGTTTTEDGGYVIKNVPADSYTLVVSYVGLETKRRDITVEGNARTTVPTITLEESTKTLAEVVVEGGERTSYTPSSSPYVAKMPLEDLDNPQVYNAIPSTLLDDQVATSFEDVMTNAPGIFKLWEATGRGSDGAGSYSIRGFSVQPTMKNGLPALTNGSPDPSNIERVEIIKGPSSTLYGSSLISYGGLINVATKKPQHSSLNGEVSYKTKSFGLNSMNMNRVTADVNAPVSDDLALRINGSFHDEDSFQDAGFRRSFFLAPSLSYKPTRDLSVLVSSELYTSEQTNPTMLFMNRAVPLEATTVEELGYDPQHSFTDDDVTIRTPTFGVQAQMQYQLSEQWETQTAASFSSASSEGYYSYLWDGRRSEDTFTRFVNDQDQTTTGIDVQQNLLGDFSLFGAENKMVAGLEYFRDRVSNENSEFKPVGQVAVPTSSPAGFSKSDVDAALEDASRNDKTTKQARYSAYASDVVNLIPELSVMASLRLDHFDQEGDTSTEEDDYTQTTLSPKFGVVVQPLPNRLSVFGNYMNGFQNVEPQTQNGQTQTFEPERANQWETGVKANLFEGRLETTASYYDITVSNKVRPDPDNPDASIQDGRVRSRGVELSATAAPVEGLQLIAGYSYNHSENEQTEQNVEGRRPEEAGPEHLVNGWAHYRLSNGPLDGLGLGIGGNYASENVVLNKESTGQFTLSSYVVLDASISYETNRYRVDLKLDNLTDKTYYRGWTTINPQAPRSVTANVTYKF